The Felis catus isolate Fca126 chromosome X, F.catus_Fca126_mat1.0, whole genome shotgun sequence genome includes a region encoding these proteins:
- the LOC101083912 gene encoding melanoma-associated antigen B1-like — translation MPRGHKSKLRAREKRRQARSASQGLEGAQAAATEVEESTSSPVSGDAPLSSPAAGTSQEPQKGQATAKPAGRVSRRRSKAGAKSQVKESKNSSQASTSAEKPQNDPLTRKVGMLMEFLLEKHNMKEPIMRASMLKIVTRRYREHFPEILKRASEHLELVFGLELKEVKPNGLAYTLVSILDTTDDGSVSIGSGLPKSGLLIPLLGVIFLSGNQASEEDVWEFLNILGVYDGRKHSVFGDPRKLITQDLVQEKYLEYRQVPDSNPPRYEFLWGQRAHAETSKMKILEFLAKVHDTVPSAFPYHYAEALRDEEERARVRAASGHSAPP, via the coding sequence ATGCCGCGGGGCCATAAGAGTAAGCTCCGTGCCCGCGAGAAACGCCGCCAGGCCCGAAGTGCATCACAGGGTCTTGAGGGTGCTCAGGCTGCCGCAACAGAGGTTGAAGAGTCCACCTCCTCTCCTGTTTCTGGGGATGCTCCCCTGAGCTCCCCTGCTGCTGGCACTTCCCAGGAGCCTCAAAAAGGCCAAGCCACCGCCAAGCCTGCTGGGCGTGTTTCACGGCGAAGATCTAAGGCAGGTGCCAAGAGCCAGGTTAAGGAAAGTAAAAATTCGTCCCAGGCCTCAACTTCTGCTGAGAAACCTCAAAACGATCCTCTAACCAGGAAGGTGGGGATGCTGATGGAATTCCTGCTAGAGAAGCATAACATGAAAGAGCCCATTATGAGGGCAAGTATGCTGAAGATTGTCACCAGAAGATATAGGGAGCACTTCCCTGAGATCCTCAAGAGAGCTTCTGAGCACTTGGAGCTGGTGTTTGGCCTCGAGTTAAAGGAAGTCAAGCCCAACGGTCTCGCCTACACCCTCGTCAGCATCCTAGATACCACCGATGACGGCAGTGTGAGCATTGGCTCTGGCTTACCTAAGAGCGGGCTGCTCATTCCTCTCTTGGGTGTCATCTTCTTGAGTGGCAATCAAGCCTCTGAAGAAGACGTCTGGGAATTCCTGAATATCTTGGGCGTCTATGATGGAAGGAAGCATTCAGTCTTCGGGGATCCCAGGAAGCTCATCACCCAAGATTTGGTGCAGGAAAAGTACCTGGAGTACCGCCAGGTGCCCGACAGCAATCCTCCACGCTATGAGTTCCTGTGGGGCCAGAGAGCCCATGCTGAAACCAGCAAGATGAAGATCCTCGAGTTTTTGGCCAAGGTCCACGACACCGTCCCCAGTGCCTTCCCGTACCATTATGCAGAGGCTCTGCgagatgaggaagagagagccCGAGTCCGGGCCGCATCTGGCCACTCTGCTCCTCCGTAG